A stretch of Mesorhizobium sp. M2A.F.Ca.ET.046.03.2.1 DNA encodes these proteins:
- the ubiM gene encoding 5-demethoxyubiquinol-8 5-hydroxylase UbiM, giving the protein MMGSDDNFDIVVVGAGPVGLSFAASLAQSELKVAVVEQNTFDSLANPAFDGREIALTNASIRTLRELGAWDVIPASDKSALQGARVLNGSSAFALRFDPPSNSGEPLGVLVPNCRIREALFKIVRLQDRARLLCGHSVVDATNSQEGAVVTLSNGARLTARLVVAADSRLSATRDLLGIGADINRLGHSMLICRVRHERAHHQIAIEWFDHHQTIAMLPLAEGMSSLLLTLRSNEAYRLLAFDDDLFLSELTKRCRGRLGKMTLASKRHTYPLVTTWAHKFRAPSAALIGDAAIGMHPVTAHGFNIGLSSQKQLARGIMTACRDGRNVGDPDMLHIYERRLRLSAAPLYHATNILIGLYSRDHLAARLARHLGLRFAQHVPLVRHGISAELQR; this is encoded by the coding sequence CTGATGGGCTCTGACGATAATTTTGACATCGTTGTCGTTGGAGCCGGCCCGGTCGGCCTTTCGTTCGCTGCGTCGCTTGCCCAAAGCGAACTCAAGGTGGCAGTTGTTGAACAGAACACATTCGATAGTCTGGCGAATCCGGCTTTCGATGGTCGCGAAATCGCGCTGACCAACGCTTCGATCAGAACCCTTCGCGAGCTCGGCGCCTGGGATGTCATCCCGGCTTCGGACAAATCAGCACTTCAAGGCGCGCGCGTGCTCAACGGCTCGAGCGCATTCGCTCTTCGTTTCGATCCTCCCAGCAACTCTGGAGAACCGCTGGGGGTTTTGGTTCCAAATTGCCGGATCCGCGAGGCGCTGTTCAAAATCGTCCGCTTGCAGGATCGCGCCCGGCTGTTGTGCGGCCACTCGGTCGTCGATGCAACAAACAGCCAAGAAGGAGCAGTCGTAACGCTCTCTAATGGCGCGCGTTTAACTGCTCGGCTGGTTGTTGCCGCGGATTCGCGTTTGTCCGCCACGCGTGATCTGCTAGGCATCGGCGCCGATATCAACCGGCTTGGCCACTCGATGCTGATTTGCCGAGTGAGGCACGAGCGCGCCCACCACCAGATCGCCATCGAATGGTTCGATCACCATCAGACGATAGCGATGTTGCCCCTCGCGGAGGGCATGTCGTCGCTGCTGCTCACATTGCGCTCAAACGAGGCCTATAGACTGCTTGCCTTCGATGATGATTTGTTCCTGTCGGAGTTGACGAAACGGTGTCGAGGGCGCCTTGGAAAAATGACCTTGGCAAGCAAGCGCCACACCTATCCGCTGGTCACGACCTGGGCGCACAAATTCCGGGCGCCGAGCGCCGCACTCATCGGCGACGCTGCCATCGGCATGCACCCGGTGACCGCTCACGGATTCAACATCGGTCTCAGCAGCCAGAAGCAACTCGCCCGTGGAATCATGACTGCGTGCCGCGACGGCCGCAATGTTGGCGACCCCGACATGCTGCATATATACGAAAGGCGGCTGCGCCTGTCGGCGGCGCCGCTCTACCATGCAACGAACATATTGATTGGACTCTACTCCAGAGACCACCTGGCGGCACGGCTTGCAAGGCATCTGGGGCTTCGCTTTGCCCAACATGTTCCCCTTGTCCGGCATGGGATATCGGCGGAGCTCCAGCGGTGA
- the ccoS gene encoding cbb3-type cytochrome oxidase assembly protein CcoS, with amino-acid sequence MTTLLYLIPVALFLGALGVSGFVWALRSGQYEDLDGAAERILIDRDDKPER; translated from the coding sequence GTGACGACGTTGCTCTATCTCATACCAGTGGCCCTTTTTCTGGGTGCACTGGGTGTGTCCGGCTTCGTCTGGGCATTGCGAAGCGGTCAATACGAAGATCTCGACGGAGCCGCCGAGCGGATACTAATTGATCGGGACGACAAACCGGAACGCTGA